The Desmonostoc muscorum LEGE 12446 genome includes a region encoding these proteins:
- the mnmA gene encoding tRNA 2-thiouridine(34) synthase MnmA → MKKVVVGLSGGVDSSTAAAILHHQGYEVIGLTLWLMKGKGQCCSEGMIDAAGICEQLGIPHEVVDIRDVFQTNIVDFLVTGYSAGITPLPCSQCNKTVKFGPMVQYAREQLGCDRIATGHYARINYDEATGRYQLLRAVDRNKDQSYFLYDLSQDLLEASVFPLGELEKTDTRRIAAEYGLQTADKPESQDLCLVESNGSMRAFLDKYLAPKTGDIVDTTGKILGQHDGVHHYTIGQRKGLGIAAAEPLYVIELDAVNNRVIVGDRTKVTQPECTVGRVNWVSIAQPSTPIHAEVQIRYRSTPTPVTVIPLENSRVRLVFDEPQFSITPGQAAVWYDGEKVLGGGIIEQFS, encoded by the coding sequence ATGAAAAAAGTCGTCGTTGGTCTTTCTGGTGGTGTTGACAGTTCCACCGCCGCTGCTATCCTGCACCATCAGGGTTATGAAGTAATTGGTTTGACTCTTTGGCTGATGAAAGGCAAAGGTCAATGTTGCTCTGAAGGTATGATCGACGCGGCTGGTATCTGTGAACAACTGGGCATTCCCCACGAGGTTGTGGATATTCGGGATGTCTTCCAAACAAATATTGTCGATTTCTTGGTGACTGGTTACAGCGCTGGGATCACGCCTTTGCCTTGCTCTCAGTGCAATAAAACGGTGAAGTTTGGCCCAATGGTGCAGTATGCCCGCGAACAATTGGGATGCGATCGCATTGCCACTGGTCATTATGCCCGAATTAACTATGATGAAGCTACTGGGCGTTACCAATTATTACGGGCTGTTGACCGCAACAAAGACCAATCTTATTTTCTCTATGATTTGTCTCAAGATTTGCTAGAGGCGAGTGTATTTCCTTTGGGCGAATTGGAAAAAACTGATACCCGTCGCATCGCTGCTGAATACGGACTCCAAACCGCTGATAAGCCGGAAAGCCAAGACTTGTGCTTAGTGGAAAGTAACGGTTCCATGCGGGCATTTCTGGATAAATATTTAGCTCCCAAAACAGGCGATATTGTCGATACCACAGGCAAAATTTTGGGACAGCATGATGGTGTTCATCACTACACAATCGGACAGCGCAAAGGCTTGGGAATTGCTGCTGCTGAGCCGTTGTATGTGATTGAATTAGATGCGGTGAATAATCGAGTTATTGTTGGCGATCGCACTAAGGTAACTCAGCCAGAATGTACTGTAGGGCGAGTAAATTGGGTTTCTATCGCTCAACCATCTACTCCAATTCATGCCGAAGTCCAAATTCGCTATCGTTCCACGCCTACACCAGTGACGGTGATTCCTCTGGAAAACTCCCGTGTGCGTTTGGTTTTTGATGAACCCCAATTCAGCATCACACCTGGACAAGCTGCGGTATGGTATGACGGAGAAAAAGTCTTAGGTGGCGGAATTATCGAACAATTTAGCTAA
- a CDS encoding DUF1565 domain-containing protein, translated as MVNSTLVLTLYVNPITGNDINIGSRLSPFKSLTRALKVTKIPTIIHLESGTYSVAGGEAFPLVIRGGVKIVGNEADKGAGIVISGSGEYQSPSFGMQNIALLLLENASLLGVTVTNSSAKGTGVWIESAAPTLANNTFSNCGREGVFTTGAAKPTILDNVFVQNSASGLVMAGHSQGEVLGNVFQRNPLGIAISDFAAPAIANNKLSENRTAIALSRNAHPVLRRNLIAQNSQGGLFVNGNAVPDLGSTEDPGHNIFRDNNEFDLHNVTTQKVVSVSNQLNPRLVKGLVELIALKEDALTRGYGDTVKEDAGTLLHGDTGTREAGNLLQILSTSFQVDDHWAEPFIQALVSMDLTPDFADGSYQPDKPMTRAEYAALVAVAFKPTAKRPAPDFVDVSQDFWAYNAIQITARGGFVSGFNDRTFRPHQNVQRLQVIVSLVNGLGLPQADNNVLEVYGDRHRIPDYAQKAVATATHKRIVVNYPDPTLLAPSRPATCAEVAAMVYQALVAIGRTPAIESVNSEQLVGDL; from the coding sequence ATGGTGAACTCTACCCTTGTTCTCACACTCTATGTCAACCCCATAACAGGGAATGATATTAATATCGGTTCTCGGTTAAGCCCGTTCAAAAGCCTCACCCGTGCTTTAAAAGTAACTAAAATCCCGACAATCATTCATTTAGAATCTGGGACTTACAGCGTCGCTGGTGGGGAGGCATTTCCCCTAGTGATCCGTGGAGGAGTGAAGATTGTAGGTAATGAAGCTGACAAAGGAGCAGGGATTGTAATTTCTGGGAGTGGCGAGTATCAAAGTCCCAGCTTTGGAATGCAAAATATCGCCCTGCTGTTGTTAGAAAATGCCAGCCTTTTAGGTGTAACTGTCACCAATTCCTCAGCAAAAGGTACTGGTGTCTGGATTGAGTCGGCTGCACCTACTTTAGCCAACAATACTTTCAGTAACTGTGGACGGGAAGGTGTGTTTACCACTGGCGCTGCTAAACCGACAATTTTAGATAATGTATTTGTGCAAAATAGTGCCAGTGGGTTAGTGATGGCAGGCCATAGCCAGGGCGAAGTATTGGGGAATGTATTTCAAAGAAATCCTTTGGGGATAGCAATTAGTGACTTTGCAGCTCCAGCGATCGCCAATAACAAATTATCAGAAAATCGCACGGCGATCGCACTTTCTCGCAACGCCCACCCGGTACTGCGTAGAAATCTCATTGCCCAAAACTCCCAAGGCGGTCTGTTTGTCAATGGTAATGCAGTTCCGGATTTAGGTAGTACCGAAGATCCCGGTCACAATATATTTCGTGATAATAATGAATTTGATTTACACAATGTCACTACACAAAAGGTTGTTTCTGTAAGTAATCAGTTGAATCCTCGTCTTGTCAAGGGCTTGGTGGAATTGATTGCTCTTAAAGAGGACGCTCTTACACGGGGATACGGGGACACGGTGAAAGAGGACGCGGGGACGCTCTTACACGGGGACACAGGGACACGGGAGGCGGGGAATTTATTACAAATACTCTCCACGTCTTTTCAAGTAGATGACCATTGGGCAGAACCATTTATTCAGGCATTGGTGAGTATGGATTTAACTCCCGATTTTGCTGATGGTAGCTACCAGCCAGATAAACCCATGACTCGCGCTGAATATGCGGCTTTAGTAGCGGTTGCTTTTAAACCAACTGCTAAACGCCCAGCACCGGATTTTGTAGATGTATCCCAGGATTTTTGGGCGTATAATGCCATCCAAATTACGGCTAGGGGTGGCTTTGTTAGCGGATTTAACGATCGCACTTTCCGCCCCCATCAAAATGTGCAACGGCTACAGGTGATTGTCTCTCTAGTTAATGGACTGGGACTACCACAGGCTGATAACAATGTTTTAGAAGTGTATGGCGATCGCCATAGGATTCCCGACTATGCCCAAAAAGCTGTTGCTACTGCAACACATAAAAGAATAGTTGTCAACTATCCAGACCCGACACTGCTTGCACCCTCACGTCCGGCAACATGCGCGGAAGTTGCAGCGATGGTTTATCAGGCATTAGTCGCCATTGGGCGAACACCTGCGATTGAATCAGTGAACAGCGAACAGTTAGTGGGGGATTTATAG